The genomic region ggATTATAGTCAGAGATTTATTTGCTGCTACAGTGCCCATGAACAGTGCTCTACAGTACCTGTGAATAGTAAATCACTACAGTACCCATGAATAGTAAACGCTACAGTACTAatgcattttagaagagttaatctacATAAATTCAAAGGGGTTTGAAGAGCTATTTCAGATTGTTGGAGGCTACATTTATTGTTGTTAGTACCACTCATTGGCACGTGGGAATTACATGTATGTATGACAAGTGTTTGTGTTAATGACAATCTGCTGTAAGTGCATTTTGGTCTCTTAGAATCAGAGAAACAGGACTCGCCCGAAATCACCTAAACTCGGTGAGTCCGGGTCCGAGTTaggccaaacgagtcccaggggctcggactcagactcggccgagtctggaggctaaactcgccagactcgccgagttggcgattttggcccaaaatcgccaactcggcgagtcccgagccctGGACTCGGCCGGCGTTGGCAGcaaataaaaagtcaaaaaaaaaatagtttgtaaagtttttttaaatccattttttaatgttaattgtcttctagccctaaaagtgattttcatttcattcacttgcaaaaaaaggaagagtaaagtgagttgggaagaaaaaccagggtgcatagaagaaaaaccagcaaggaggaagctcaagttttcttcaatttttcacatTGGAGCTAcattgtgtttcgatttggtgcatcaagagttggataggaagagtttgcagctcatttcaagcttgttgtaagaggtatgattgttttttttaacattattttgtttcttatatgcaaaaattccattttctattcatttattttgaaagttttccattttcttgtatgcaagatcttttgtatgtttgtaatttgtatgtagcatgtagtatgtagttgtactatgtagggttgtatgtagggtttgtaaattttttattttttaaattgtagggtttgacaaaccctacaatttttttaaaaaaaaatttacaaaccctactttagtttttttgaatgtatgtattaattttattttgtatttgtaatgttttattgcagcaaacttcactttattatttgcctcaacttcaactttcacaaaactatcctaaaatgtctacttcggcttctagaccccccatgagaaaggaccctgcttggaaatatcatgaggattttccagggcaaggaaaggggcaaacaaaatgtatgttttgcaaaacaatattccatggaggtatatataggttgaaataccatattgctggtgtgcatggacatgatgccgaaccatgcctaaaagcagtctCTGAGGCCatacgtgattgttatgtaatggttgaggagattgaaagaaaaaagaaacaaaaggaggatcgagcggccattgggagagagacagttttaggaagagggacacagttaggttgtgttggaggcccttcttccttacctccatatcgtcccactcagtttgctactgctggtgcttccgtttctgcttctgcttctataagtggcagtgccactaccaccgccacttctcatgctcctaccactagtagtcatagtgggaatgttaccattggacctaggattcataaatctaggttggattccttctttgtgcctcgcactactcctgggtcccaaccgtcgcttgagggcatgggttggaacaaggaggtccatgatgctgctaaaatggcaattggcaggttttggagctacagctgtattccattctttgtagccaggtgaatgttttacttttatgtttgataactttgattgttttaatttttatacttatctcattgaatttttatacttaacttatctcattgagtttctttgtgacaggtctccttattggcaacaaatggttgatgccattaccatatgcggggcggggttcaaagcccctagtgagagtgatttgaggggacccattttgtctcaaatggtggatgatgtgaaaaaggatttagatgaacaacgccacatatggagcactaaaggttgcaccatcatgactgatggttggacagataggagaaatagaactctccttaattttcttgtttcttccgcaggtgattgattaattttagtttcatatagtctttaattttttattttttatctaatggtttattgaatgatcattgacctagcttaatttttttatttcagggggcaccgttttcatcaagtccattgatgcctccatccattgcaagaatgccacctacctatgtgagcagatagaggaggtgattgaagatgtgggtgaggagaacgtggtacaggtggtgaccgacaatgcagcaaattatgttgctaagggtaaacttttgattacaaactaattttgtttgcaaattaattactatcttgtagtttgtacctccattaattacaatttacaatgcaacaaattatgttgctgcaggtagactattgatggagaggcacccatctatagtttggactccatgtgctgctcattgcattgacctcatgttggaggatattggaaaaatcccatgggtcaagagatgtgtagaaagggcaagaaatgtctgcaaatttgtatataatcattcatgggtgttggctcttatgagacaatacatagagcagaaggagttgcatcgtccaggaatcacaagatttgccacaaacttcctcacattgcagtccatgcttaggtctaagcctgccttgagacgtatgattgttggtgaggagtggttttcctcatcctatgctaccacccctgcagggatagagatggcagactgcatttttgatgagcaaggcttttgggtcccttgtgaagagatagtgaaggtaatttttttataaattctacaatttagcttcatgttttataagttattatatgtattctcttatatgctcatttttctaaattacacaatattttcaattttgcagtttgttaagcccttggtggttttgttgcgagttgcggatggagataagcccgcaatgggctatatatatgagggcatggatagggcaaaGGAGGCCATCAAATTCGTCTATGgagcagatgagagcaagtatggtcccatttgggagatcattgataggagatgtgttggttgaaaattttgtacacttaggggaaatatacaaaattgtggtttcaaccacagcacacgagtaaaaactctcctaattaagggaaggctccccctatctaac from Cryptomeria japonica chromosome 3, Sugi_1.0, whole genome shotgun sequence harbors:
- the LOC131874681 gene encoding uncharacterized protein LOC131874681, encoding MSTSASRPPMRKDPAWKYHEDFPGQGKGQTKCMFCKTIFHGGIYRLKYHIAGVHGHDAEPCLKAVSEAIRDCYVMVEEIERKKKQKEDRAAIGRETVLGRGTQLGCVGGPSSLPPYRPTQFATAGASVSASASISGSATTTATSHAPTTSSHSGNVTIGPRIHKSRLDSFFVPRTTPGSQPSLEGMGWNKEVHDAAKMAIGRFWSYSCIPFFVARSPYWQQMVDAITICGAGFKAPSESDLRGPILSQMVDDVKKDLDEQRHIWSTKGCTIMTDGWTDRRNRTLLNFLVSSAGD